In Pseudoliparis swirei isolate HS2019 ecotype Mariana Trench chromosome 2, NWPU_hadal_v1, whole genome shotgun sequence, the following are encoded in one genomic region:
- the gmppaa gene encoding mannose-1-phosphate guanyltransferase alpha-A isoform X1 has product MLKAVILIGGPQKGTRFRPLSFEVPKPLFPVAGVPMLQHHIEACAKVPNMKEILLIGFYQPNEQLTRFLFNAQQEFKISIRYLQEYAALGTGGGIYHFRDQIVSGSPEAFFVLNADVCAAFPLAEMLSFQKEHGEPNSFVILGTTANRKQSMNYGCIVENEDTHEVLHYVEKPSTFVSDIINCGIYLFKPDIFQHIGAIFQKNQQDMLNPYDGEEPTNGWHRAAVIRLEQDIFTALAGRGKLYVYKTLVFWSQIKSAGSAIYASRLYLNQYHTTHPERLASNKEGGPKISGNVYIHPTANIDPTAMLGPNVSIGTGVTIGAGVRIRESIILHGATLQDHCCVLNSIVGWDSTIGKWARVEGTPSDPNPNDPFAKIDSESLFRDGKLTPSITILGCNVTIPSEVIILNSIVLPHKDLNRSFKNQIIL; this is encoded by the exons ATGTTGAAGGCGGTTATTCTAATCGGAGGCCCCCAGAAAG GCACGAGGTTCAGGCCGCTGTCATTTGAAGTGCCCAAACCCTTGTTCCCCGTGGCTGGTGTGCCCATGCTGCAGCATCACATCGAAGCTTGTGCCAAG GTACCGAATATGAAGGAGATTTTGCTCATCGGCTTTTATCAGCCAAATGAACAACTGACCAGGTTTCTGTTCAATGCACAGCAGGAGTTCAAAATTTCCATCAG GTATCTGCAGGAGTATGCAGCCCTGGGCACAGGAGGGGGAATCTATCACTTCAGAGATCAGATTGTCTCCGGCAGTCCGGAGGCTTTCTTTGTTCTGAATGCTGATGTTTGCGCAGCGTTTCCGCTGGCAGAGATGCTCAGCTTCCAGAAGGAACACGGAGAACCAAACAGCTTTGTGATTCTTGGGACGACG GCAAACAGAAAGCAATCCATGAATTACGGCTGTATTGTTGAAAACGAGGACACACATGAG GTCTTGCATTATGTGGAAAAGCCAAGCACCTTCGTGAGCGATATCATAAACTGCGGCATATACCTCTTCAAGCCAGACATCTTCCAGCATATCGGCGCCATCTTCCAGAAGAACCAACAGGACATGTT AAATCCATACGATGG AGAGGAGCCGACCAACGGCTGGCACCGAGCAGCGGTCATCCGGCTGGAGCAGGACATCTTCACTGCCCTGGCAGGACGGGGGAAACTCTACGTGTATAAGACCCTCGTCTTCTGGAGCCAGATTAAATCTGCAGG GTCTGCAATTTATGCCAGTCGGTTGTACCTCAACCAGTATCACACAACTCACCCCGAAAGACTTGCATCAAACAAAGAGGGAGGGCCCAAAATAAGTG GTAATGTCTATATCCATCCCACAGCCAACATCGACCCCACGGCCATG TTGGGTCCCAACGTCTCGATTGGCACTGGAGTGACTATTGGTGCTGGGGTCAGAATTCGAGAATCCATCATCCTTCACGGTGCAACACTCCAG GATCACTGTTGTGTCCTGAACAGCATTGTGGGATGGGACAGCACGATTGGGAAGTGGGCGAGAGTGGAAGGAACTCCAAGTGACCCGAACCCCAATGATCCCTTCGCGAAGATCGACAGCGAGAGCCTCTTCAGAGACGGGAAACTCACTCCCTCAATTACGATTCTTG GTTGCAACGTGACCATCCCTTCAGAGGTGATTATCCTCAACTCCATCGTCCTCCCGCACAAAGACCTCAACCGTAGCTTCAAAAACCAAATTATTCTCTAG
- the gmppaa gene encoding mannose-1-phosphate guanyltransferase alpha-A isoform X2 has protein sequence MLKAVILIGGPQKGTRFRPLSFEVPKPLFPVAGVPMLQHHIEACAKVPNMKEILLIGFYQPNEQLTRFLFNAQQEFKISIRYLQEYAALGTGGGIYHFRDQIVSGSPEAFFVLNADVCAAFPLAEMLSFQKEHGEPNSFVILGTTANRKQSMNYGCIVENEDTHEVLHYVEKPSTFVSDIINCGIYLFKPDIFQHIGAIFQKNQQDMLEEPTNGWHRAAVIRLEQDIFTALAGRGKLYVYKTLVFWSQIKSAGSAIYASRLYLNQYHTTHPERLASNKEGGPKISGNVYIHPTANIDPTAMLGPNVSIGTGVTIGAGVRIRESIILHGATLQDHCCVLNSIVGWDSTIGKWARVEGTPSDPNPNDPFAKIDSESLFRDGKLTPSITILGCNVTIPSEVIILNSIVLPHKDLNRSFKNQIIL, from the exons ATGTTGAAGGCGGTTATTCTAATCGGAGGCCCCCAGAAAG GCACGAGGTTCAGGCCGCTGTCATTTGAAGTGCCCAAACCCTTGTTCCCCGTGGCTGGTGTGCCCATGCTGCAGCATCACATCGAAGCTTGTGCCAAG GTACCGAATATGAAGGAGATTTTGCTCATCGGCTTTTATCAGCCAAATGAACAACTGACCAGGTTTCTGTTCAATGCACAGCAGGAGTTCAAAATTTCCATCAG GTATCTGCAGGAGTATGCAGCCCTGGGCACAGGAGGGGGAATCTATCACTTCAGAGATCAGATTGTCTCCGGCAGTCCGGAGGCTTTCTTTGTTCTGAATGCTGATGTTTGCGCAGCGTTTCCGCTGGCAGAGATGCTCAGCTTCCAGAAGGAACACGGAGAACCAAACAGCTTTGTGATTCTTGGGACGACG GCAAACAGAAAGCAATCCATGAATTACGGCTGTATTGTTGAAAACGAGGACACACATGAG GTCTTGCATTATGTGGAAAAGCCAAGCACCTTCGTGAGCGATATCATAAACTGCGGCATATACCTCTTCAAGCCAGACATCTTCCAGCATATCGGCGCCATCTTCCAGAAGAACCAACAGGACATGTT AGAGGAGCCGACCAACGGCTGGCACCGAGCAGCGGTCATCCGGCTGGAGCAGGACATCTTCACTGCCCTGGCAGGACGGGGGAAACTCTACGTGTATAAGACCCTCGTCTTCTGGAGCCAGATTAAATCTGCAGG GTCTGCAATTTATGCCAGTCGGTTGTACCTCAACCAGTATCACACAACTCACCCCGAAAGACTTGCATCAAACAAAGAGGGAGGGCCCAAAATAAGTG GTAATGTCTATATCCATCCCACAGCCAACATCGACCCCACGGCCATG TTGGGTCCCAACGTCTCGATTGGCACTGGAGTGACTATTGGTGCTGGGGTCAGAATTCGAGAATCCATCATCCTTCACGGTGCAACACTCCAG GATCACTGTTGTGTCCTGAACAGCATTGTGGGATGGGACAGCACGATTGGGAAGTGGGCGAGAGTGGAAGGAACTCCAAGTGACCCGAACCCCAATGATCCCTTCGCGAAGATCGACAGCGAGAGCCTCTTCAGAGACGGGAAACTCACTCCCTCAATTACGATTCTTG GTTGCAACGTGACCATCCCTTCAGAGGTGATTATCCTCAACTCCATCGTCCTCCCGCACAAAGACCTCAACCGTAGCTTCAAAAACCAAATTATTCTCTAG
- the gmppaa gene encoding mannose-1-phosphate guanyltransferase alpha-A isoform X5 — MHSRSSKFPSGLLFFPTLHLRYLQEYAALGTGGGIYHFRDQIVSGSPEAFFVLNADVCAAFPLAEMLSFQKEHGEPNSFVILGTTANRKQSMNYGCIVENEDTHEVLHYVEKPSTFVSDIINCGIYLFKPDIFQHIGAIFQKNQQDMLNPYDGEEPTNGWHRAAVIRLEQDIFTALAGRGKLYVYKTLVFWSQIKSAGSAIYASRLYLNQYHTTHPERLASNKEGGPKISGNVYIHPTANIDPTAMLGPNVSIGTGVTIGAGVRIRESIILHGATLQDHCCVLNSIVGWDSTIGKWARVEGTPSDPNPNDPFAKIDSESLFRDGKLTPSITILGCNVTIPSEVIILNSIVLPHKDLNRSFKNQIIL; from the exons ATGCACAGCAGGAGTTCAAAATTTCCATCAG GTCTGCTGTTCTTCCCGACTCTCCACCTCAGGTATCTGCAGGAGTATGCAGCCCTGGGCACAGGAGGGGGAATCTATCACTTCAGAGATCAGATTGTCTCCGGCAGTCCGGAGGCTTTCTTTGTTCTGAATGCTGATGTTTGCGCAGCGTTTCCGCTGGCAGAGATGCTCAGCTTCCAGAAGGAACACGGAGAACCAAACAGCTTTGTGATTCTTGGGACGACG GCAAACAGAAAGCAATCCATGAATTACGGCTGTATTGTTGAAAACGAGGACACACATGAG GTCTTGCATTATGTGGAAAAGCCAAGCACCTTCGTGAGCGATATCATAAACTGCGGCATATACCTCTTCAAGCCAGACATCTTCCAGCATATCGGCGCCATCTTCCAGAAGAACCAACAGGACATGTT AAATCCATACGATGG AGAGGAGCCGACCAACGGCTGGCACCGAGCAGCGGTCATCCGGCTGGAGCAGGACATCTTCACTGCCCTGGCAGGACGGGGGAAACTCTACGTGTATAAGACCCTCGTCTTCTGGAGCCAGATTAAATCTGCAGG GTCTGCAATTTATGCCAGTCGGTTGTACCTCAACCAGTATCACACAACTCACCCCGAAAGACTTGCATCAAACAAAGAGGGAGGGCCCAAAATAAGTG GTAATGTCTATATCCATCCCACAGCCAACATCGACCCCACGGCCATG TTGGGTCCCAACGTCTCGATTGGCACTGGAGTGACTATTGGTGCTGGGGTCAGAATTCGAGAATCCATCATCCTTCACGGTGCAACACTCCAG GATCACTGTTGTGTCCTGAACAGCATTGTGGGATGGGACAGCACGATTGGGAAGTGGGCGAGAGTGGAAGGAACTCCAAGTGACCCGAACCCCAATGATCCCTTCGCGAAGATCGACAGCGAGAGCCTCTTCAGAGACGGGAAACTCACTCCCTCAATTACGATTCTTG GTTGCAACGTGACCATCCCTTCAGAGGTGATTATCCTCAACTCCATCGTCCTCCCGCACAAAGACCTCAACCGTAGCTTCAAAAACCAAATTATTCTCTAG
- the gmppaa gene encoding mannose-1-phosphate guanyltransferase alpha-A isoform X3, which translates to MHSRSSKFPSGKQHSSKTGLLFFPTLHLRYLQEYAALGTGGGIYHFRDQIVSGSPEAFFVLNADVCAAFPLAEMLSFQKEHGEPNSFVILGTTANRKQSMNYGCIVENEDTHEVLHYVEKPSTFVSDIINCGIYLFKPDIFQHIGAIFQKNQQDMLNPYDGEEPTNGWHRAAVIRLEQDIFTALAGRGKLYVYKTLVFWSQIKSAGSAIYASRLYLNQYHTTHPERLASNKEGGPKISGNVYIHPTANIDPTAMLGPNVSIGTGVTIGAGVRIRESIILHGATLQDHCCVLNSIVGWDSTIGKWARVEGTPSDPNPNDPFAKIDSESLFRDGKLTPSITILGCNVTIPSEVIILNSIVLPHKDLNRSFKNQIIL; encoded by the exons ATGCACAGCAGGAGTTCAAAATTTCCATCAGGTAAACAGCACAGCTCAAAAACAG GTCTGCTGTTCTTCCCGACTCTCCACCTCAGGTATCTGCAGGAGTATGCAGCCCTGGGCACAGGAGGGGGAATCTATCACTTCAGAGATCAGATTGTCTCCGGCAGTCCGGAGGCTTTCTTTGTTCTGAATGCTGATGTTTGCGCAGCGTTTCCGCTGGCAGAGATGCTCAGCTTCCAGAAGGAACACGGAGAACCAAACAGCTTTGTGATTCTTGGGACGACG GCAAACAGAAAGCAATCCATGAATTACGGCTGTATTGTTGAAAACGAGGACACACATGAG GTCTTGCATTATGTGGAAAAGCCAAGCACCTTCGTGAGCGATATCATAAACTGCGGCATATACCTCTTCAAGCCAGACATCTTCCAGCATATCGGCGCCATCTTCCAGAAGAACCAACAGGACATGTT AAATCCATACGATGG AGAGGAGCCGACCAACGGCTGGCACCGAGCAGCGGTCATCCGGCTGGAGCAGGACATCTTCACTGCCCTGGCAGGACGGGGGAAACTCTACGTGTATAAGACCCTCGTCTTCTGGAGCCAGATTAAATCTGCAGG GTCTGCAATTTATGCCAGTCGGTTGTACCTCAACCAGTATCACACAACTCACCCCGAAAGACTTGCATCAAACAAAGAGGGAGGGCCCAAAATAAGTG GTAATGTCTATATCCATCCCACAGCCAACATCGACCCCACGGCCATG TTGGGTCCCAACGTCTCGATTGGCACTGGAGTGACTATTGGTGCTGGGGTCAGAATTCGAGAATCCATCATCCTTCACGGTGCAACACTCCAG GATCACTGTTGTGTCCTGAACAGCATTGTGGGATGGGACAGCACGATTGGGAAGTGGGCGAGAGTGGAAGGAACTCCAAGTGACCCGAACCCCAATGATCCCTTCGCGAAGATCGACAGCGAGAGCCTCTTCAGAGACGGGAAACTCACTCCCTCAATTACGATTCTTG GTTGCAACGTGACCATCCCTTCAGAGGTGATTATCCTCAACTCCATCGTCCTCCCGCACAAAGACCTCAACCGTAGCTTCAAAAACCAAATTATTCTCTAG
- the gmppaa gene encoding mannose-1-phosphate guanyltransferase alpha-A isoform X4, which produces MLKAVILIGGPQKGTRFRPLSFEVPKPLFPVAGVPMLQHHIEACAKVPNMKEILLIGFYQPNEQLTRFLFNAQQEFKISIRYLQEYAALGTGGGIYHFRDQIVSGSPEAFFVLNADVCAAFPLAEMLSFQKEHGEPNSFVILGTTANRKQSMNYGCIVENEDTHEVLHYVEKPSTFVSDIINCGIYLFKPDIFQHIGAIFQKNQQDMLNPYDGEEPTNGWHRAAVIRLEQDIFTALAGRGKLYVYKTLVFWSQIKSAGSAIYASRLYLNQYHTTHPERLASNKEGGPKISGNVYIHPTANIDPTAMLGPNVSIGTGVTIGAGVRIRESIILHGATLQDNLFMELNSTSNISTTWVPTENVSTLIWPHSVFHLEE; this is translated from the exons ATGTTGAAGGCGGTTATTCTAATCGGAGGCCCCCAGAAAG GCACGAGGTTCAGGCCGCTGTCATTTGAAGTGCCCAAACCCTTGTTCCCCGTGGCTGGTGTGCCCATGCTGCAGCATCACATCGAAGCTTGTGCCAAG GTACCGAATATGAAGGAGATTTTGCTCATCGGCTTTTATCAGCCAAATGAACAACTGACCAGGTTTCTGTTCAATGCACAGCAGGAGTTCAAAATTTCCATCAG GTATCTGCAGGAGTATGCAGCCCTGGGCACAGGAGGGGGAATCTATCACTTCAGAGATCAGATTGTCTCCGGCAGTCCGGAGGCTTTCTTTGTTCTGAATGCTGATGTTTGCGCAGCGTTTCCGCTGGCAGAGATGCTCAGCTTCCAGAAGGAACACGGAGAACCAAACAGCTTTGTGATTCTTGGGACGACG GCAAACAGAAAGCAATCCATGAATTACGGCTGTATTGTTGAAAACGAGGACACACATGAG GTCTTGCATTATGTGGAAAAGCCAAGCACCTTCGTGAGCGATATCATAAACTGCGGCATATACCTCTTCAAGCCAGACATCTTCCAGCATATCGGCGCCATCTTCCAGAAGAACCAACAGGACATGTT AAATCCATACGATGG AGAGGAGCCGACCAACGGCTGGCACCGAGCAGCGGTCATCCGGCTGGAGCAGGACATCTTCACTGCCCTGGCAGGACGGGGGAAACTCTACGTGTATAAGACCCTCGTCTTCTGGAGCCAGATTAAATCTGCAGG GTCTGCAATTTATGCCAGTCGGTTGTACCTCAACCAGTATCACACAACTCACCCCGAAAGACTTGCATCAAACAAAGAGGGAGGGCCCAAAATAAGTG GTAATGTCTATATCCATCCCACAGCCAACATCGACCCCACGGCCATG TTGGGTCCCAACGTCTCGATTGGCACTGGAGTGACTATTGGTGCTGGGGTCAGAATTCGAGAATCCATCATCCTTCACGGTGCAACACTCCAG GACAATTTGTTCATGGAACTAAACAGTACTTCTAATATATCCACTACTTGGGTTCCAACGGAAAATGTAAGTACTTTGATTTGGCCACACTCAGTTTTTCATTTGGAGGAATAG